AGTTATTCTTACGTCGGTTTTGCGCCGATTGGAGGAATTTCAGTCAATAATTTTGTTATTACCGAAGAATATCCCGATGGAAGTACGATAAAAACAAAAGTCGTTGATAAAATGACGGTTGCCGAACGTTTTGATACGTTTCTAAAATCATTTGAAATTGAAAACACAAACGAGAAACCAATGATCAATGGTTTGTTAGGTTACACATCTTACGAAGCGGTTCAGTATTTTGAAGATGTGAAACTTTCTGCTCGTCAAACTACTCCGGGAAGTATGCCGGGATTGCATTACGTGTTTTTCAAGTACATTATCGCCATCAATCATTTTAATAACGATTTGACAATTATTGAGAACCTGCTTGAAAACGAAACTTCTTCCATTTCTGAGATAGAAACCATTTTGATGAACAATAATTTTGCAACGTATCCTTTTACTGCTGTTGGCGAAGAAAAATGCGATATTTCGGACGATGATTACAAGAAAATGGTAAAACGCGGAAAAGAAGAGTGTTATAAGGGAAATGTATTCCAAATAGTACTTTCGAGGCGTTTTTATCAACAATTTTCGGGCGATGATTTTATGCTTTACCGCACGTTGCGCTCTATCAATCCTTCTCCCTATTTGTTTTATTTTAATTTTGGAGATTTTCGTATTTTCGGTTCTTCGCCCGAAGCACATTTGGTGGTGGATGCAAAAAAACAAAAAGCATATATTAAACCTATTGCAGGCACATTCAGAAGAACAGGAGATGATGAAAAAGATTTTCATTTAGCGGAAAAACTGACTACCGACAAAAAGGAAAATGCCGAACACGTGATGTTGGTTGACTTGGCTCGCAACGACTTGAGCCGCAATTGTGAAAACGTAGAAGTGGAAGTTTTCCGCGAAGTTCA
The genomic region above belongs to uncultured Paludibacter sp. and contains:
- a CDS encoding Anthranilate synthase, component I, whose product is MKLHTNTKKLLADLQTPVGIYLKIRDLYTNSVLLESSDYHGNENSYSYVGFAPIGGISVNNFVITEEYPDGSTIKTKVVDKMTVAERFDTFLKSFEIENTNEKPMINGLLGYTSYEAVQYFEDVKLSARQTTPGSMPGLHYVFFKYIIAINHFNNDLTIIENLLENETSSISEIETILMNNNFATYPFTAVGEEKCDISDDDYKKMVKRGKEECYKGNVFQIVLSRRFYQQFSGDDFMLYRTLRSINPSPYLFYFNFGDFRIFGSSPEAHLVVDAKKQKAYIKPIAGTFRRTGDDEKDFHLAEKLTTDKKENAEHVMLVDLARNDLSRNCENVEVEVFREVQYYSHVLHLVSSVSGKLFPETKIIKLFADTFPAGTLSGAPKIKAMQLIDEIEPHDRGPYGGCIGYIGFDGSFNQAITIRSFVSKENTLYYQAGAGIVAKSDEESELQEVNNKLAALKRAVKMSEL